One Glycine max cultivar Williams 82 chromosome 4, Glycine_max_v4.0, whole genome shotgun sequence DNA segment encodes these proteins:
- the LOC100805223 gene encoding MAG2-interacting protein 2 isoform X1, whose protein sequence is MEELLLYETRHHASNHPPQHHQNQQQQQQQENESAKGSLLSLLSSRGVSQLKEKWSEYNQPKRLRRLVSLFVSATAKHVAVAAGNRITFLSKEDDYQNPRAIFTSSSFGTFSVGAWSENEDVLGVADDSDTLYFIKFSGEVVAEISKKHLKVSTPIVALFSDIDLDTHESYLFSIVTSDGSLQRIEISHGQSGSTFPNHTSRISNNIFCFDRHSELNLFVAVHKNSGSCHLSLLCKNSSTELEQLFSLQFEGLYLKPKGYSGHLTYPKVLISPEATFVATLDLTGCLHIFKLDKEGFTLSRFVLGERNDSPMSDNLSKGGNKSFVGFMDFTWWCDHILAIIDRGGVVMLIDILNGSKVPEDGPAYFLPILERAPKYKGYIFLLASQSSIERYNPSDIGSTEELHQPEWIIEDRLNQFHLSRLLWNLVSFTEKSVPEMYGILISKKKYQAALDFADSHGLDKDKVLKSQWLNSSHGVNEINIFLSNIKDRDFVLSECVDRIGPTEDAVKALLAYGLHITDHHRFSEVDDDNSSHVWDCRLARLQILQFRDRLETYLGINMGRFSVQEYSKFRIMPINEAAVALAESGKIGALNLLFKRHPYSLSPYMLEILTAIPETVPVQMYGQLLPGRSPPSGVAVRQDDWVECEKMVYFINASVEKHDMLIQVKTEPLVKHFLGFPWPSIDELSNWYTNRAKAMDDFSGQLDNCLSLLEFALRKGISELQPFHRDVLYLHQIIYSNDDDSEMSFNMSLAMWGEFSNYEKFKFMLKGVKEENVTERLHNRAIPFMREKFHKVSLIGDVNLTNQNIEESFLVRWLKETSLENKLDICLVVIEEGCRNFQSNDYFKTEVEAVDCALQCIYLSTVTDRWSIMASILSKLPQLHDGAIQVEDLERRLRIAEGHIEAGRLLAFYQVPKPLNFFLGAQLDEKAVKQIIRLILSKFIRRQPSRSDSEWASMWRDMQYLREKAFPFLDPEYILTEFCRGLLKAGKFSLARNYLKGTSSVALASEKAENLVIQAAREYFFSASSLSCSEIWKARECLNLYPSSGNVKAEADIIDALTVKLPNLGVNILPLQFRQIKDPMEIIKIAITNQTGAYFHVDELIEVARLLGLRSADDISAVEEAIAREAAVSGDLQLAFDLCLGLARKGHGNIWDLCAAIARGPALDNMDVDSRKQLLGFALSHCDEESIGELLHAWKDLDMQGQCETLMISTGTNPSKFSVQGSSVNSLPKQSFQNILDESGCFQEFDSISADNEDVHLEKTRDMLSIVAKTLAIGDRTDWASILTENGKVLSFAALQLPWLLELSRKGEHHKKFSTGKLYLNIRTQAVVTILSWLARNGFAPRDNLIASLAKSIMEPPVTEEEDIMGCSYLLNLVDAFNGVEIIEEQLKMRKDYQEICSIMSVGMAYSLLHNSRIGTDPSQRKELLKRRFKEKHASPSSDDIDKLGKVQSSFWREWKLKLEEQKRLTEHSRALEKIIPGVETERFLSRDSIYIENVVISLIESVKLEKKHILKDILKLADTYDLNCTEVLLRYLSAVLVSDVWTNDDITAEVAGYKGEIIGNSVKTIETISTIVYPAIDGCNKIRLAYVYGLLSECYLQLETTKDLSSIVQADHVNANLSLAQYYKVIEQECKNVSFINNLNFKNIAGLHGLNFECISDEVYACIEESSLSALSKMVQTLVNMYGDSLPIDFLSWQDIYKYYILSLLRALETKVTTDSGIRTPEYLQGFINKLEQSYDLCRVYIRLLSQSDALGIMKQYIAVTMPLYSSYGLLPDNSTWQECLIVLLNFWMRLADDMKEIALEENSAETSSFNPQCLMSCLKVFMKLVMEDIISPNQGWGSIYGYVNCGLNGDSSAETINFCKAMIFSGCGFGAVAEVFSVASSETGSASDHGTCCQDLPHFYLDILEAVLTELINGSHESQNLYHILSSLSKLEGDLKVMQCVRHVIWERMVQFSDNLQLPSSVRVFVLELMQFISGKNIKGFSTEILANVQPWEEWNELIYASRKSETDVDKQLPDHKDSSSRVTNTLVALKSSQLVASISPSIEITLDDLLNADTAVSCFMRLCGEATEDLHLDALLAILEEWDGLFTAGKDEETTVETSDGGNDWNNDDWDEGWESLEEVDNPEKEKIEDPVFVHPLHLCWAEIFRKFISLSRFTDVLRLIDQSSLKPNAMLLDENDAISLTRIALGIDCFLALKMALLLPYKTLRLQCLGAVEDSTRQGIPQTRSKDYELLILILSSGILTSIITDSTYGTIFSYICYLVGNLSNQCQQALVSGRGTNNNEDHENQLLLFTRILFPNFISELVKADQHILAGFLVTKFMHSNESLSLVNIAGASLNRYLEMQLHILQVKEFPVEKTCKTLKNTVGRMRGQLSSLIQSILPLLSASVS, encoded by the exons ATGGAGGAGTTGCTGCTTTACGAGACGCGTCATCACGCCTCCAATCACCCTCCTCAACACcaccaaaaccaacaacaacagcaacaacag GAAAACGAGAGTGCCAAGGGTTCCTTGCTGTCCCTGCTTTCTTCTCGAG GCGTGAGCCAACTGAAGGAAAAATGGAGCGAATATAATCAACCGAAGAGACTTAGAAGATTGGTTTCGCTTTTTGTTTCCGCCACAGCCAAACACGTCGCAGTTGCCGCGGGAAATCGGATTACGTTTCTCAGTAAAGAGGATGACTATCAAAACCCACGCGCCATTTTCACCA GTTCTAGCTTTGGAACGTTTAGTGTAGGAGCTTGGTCTGAAAATGAGGACGTTCTTGGAGTTGCTGATGATTCTGATACACTCTATTTTATCAAATTCAGTGGCGAAGTTGTGGCCGAAATCTCGAAGAAACATTTGAAAGTCTCTACTCCAATCGTTGCCCTATTTTCTGATATCGATTTGGATACACACGAGTCTTACTT GTTCTCTATTGTTACATCAGATGGCTCACTTCAACGAATTGAGATCAGTCATGGACAGAGTGGCTCTACTTTTCCCAATCACACGAGTCGTATTAGCAACAATATTTTCTGCTTTGACCGCCATAGTGAACTTAACCTTTTTGTGGCTGTTCACAAGAATTCCG GATCTTGCCATCTTTCTCTGTTGTGCAAAAATTCTAGTACAGAACTGGAGCAGTTGTTCTCTTTGCAGTTTGAGGGATTATATTTAAAGCCAAAAGGTTACAGTGGTCATCTGACATATCCAAAGGTGCTAATCTCACCAGAAGCTACATTCGTTGCTACTCTGGATTTGACAGGGTGCTTGCATATTTTTAAGCTAGACAAAGAAGGCTTTACACTCTCCCGGTTTGTCTTGGGAGAGAGAAATGATTCTCCAATGTCTGATAATTTATCAAAGGGAGGGAACAAATCTTTTGTGGGTTTTATGGATTTTACTTGGTGGTGTGACCATATCCTTGCCATTATAGATAGGGGTGGCGTGGTTATGTTGATTGACATCCTTAATGGTTCTAAAGTTCCGGAAGATGGTCCTGCATATTTTTTACCTATTCTGGAAAGAGCGCCGAAATACAAGggctatatttttcttttagcgAGTCAATCATCCATAGAAAGATATAATCCGTCTGATATTGGATCGACAGAAGAGTTGCATCAGCCAGAGTGGATAATTGAAGATAGACTTAATCAATTTCACCTTTCTAGATTGCTCTGGAATCTTGTTTCATTTACTGAGAAATCTGTCCCTGAAATGTATGGTATACTGATTAGCAAGAAAAAATATCAGGCTGCTCTGGATTTTGCTGATAGTCATGGATTGGATAAAGACAAAGTTCTGAAGTCACAGTGGTTGAATTCTAGCCATggagtaaatgaaataaatatttttttatcaaatattaaggATAGAGATTTTGTACTTTCTGAATGTGTTGATAGAATTGGACCCACGGAAGATGCTGTGAAGGCTTTACTGGCTTATGGTCTACACATTACTGACCATCATAGATTCTCAGAAGTAGATGATGATAATTCTAGTCATGTATGGGATTGCCGATTAGCCAGACTTCAAATCTTGCAATTTAGAGACAGGCTGGAAACATATCTTGGAATAAACATGGGCAG GTTTTCTGTGCAGGAATATAGCAAATTCCGCATTATGCCTATTAATGAAGCTGCTGTAGCACTTGCTGAAAGTGGAAAAATTGGTGCGCTAAATTTGCTCTTCAAGCGTCATCCGTATTCTTTGTCTCCATATATGTTGGAAATTTTAACTGCCATCCCAGAAACAGTTCCCGTACAAATGTATGGGCAGCTTCTTCCTGGGAGGTCTCCTCCGTCTGGTGTTGCTGTGAGGCAAGATGATTGGGTTGAATGTGAGAAGATGGTTTACTTCATCAATGCATCAGTTGAAAAACATGACATGCTAATCCAAGTCAAAACTGAACCTCTTGTTAAGCATTTCCTTGGATTTCCTTGGCCATCAATTGATGAGCTCTCAAATTGGTATACAAATAGAGCTAAAGCTATGGATGATTTTAGTGGGCAGCTGGATAATTGCCTCAGTCTACTGGAGTTTGCTCTTCGCAAAGGCATATCTGAGTTACAGCCGTTTCATCGGGATGTCTTATACTTacatcaaattatttattcCAATGATGATGATAGTGAAATGAGCTTCAACATGAGTCTTGCCATGTGGGGAGAATTTTCAaactatgaaaaatttaaatttatgctaAAGGGAGTCAAAGAGGAAAATGTAACTGAAAGATTACACAATAGAGCCATTCCTTTTATGCGTGAAAAGTTTCACAAGGTATCCTTAATTGGAGATGTCAATCTTACAAATCAAAATATAGAGGAATCATTTTTAGTCAGATGGTTGAAGGAAACTTCTTTGGAGAATAAATTGGACATATGCTTGGTGGTAATTGAAGAAGGGTGCAGAAACTTCCAAAGTAATGACTATTTCAAAACTGAGGTTGAAGCTGTTGATTGTGCTTTGCAATGCATATACTTGTCAACAGTTACCGATAGGTGGAGTATTATGGCTTCCATACTATCTAAACTTCCTCAACTACATG ATGGTGCAATTCAAGTTGAGGATCTTGAGAGAAGACTTAGAATTGCTGAAGGTCACATTGAGGCAGGGAGGCTTTTGGCATTTTACCAG GTCCCAAAGCCATTAAACTTTTTCCTAGGGGCTCAATTGGATGAAAAGGCTGTTAAACAGATTATACGTCTTATTCTTTCCAAATTTATTCGCCGTCAGCCTAGTCGGTCAGATAGTGAATGGGCCAGCATGTGGCGAGATATGCAGTACTTGAGGGAAAAGGCATTTCCTTTTCTGGACCCAGAGTATATTTTGACTGAATTTTGCAGAGGACTGCTTAAAGCTGGGAAGTTTTCTCTTGCACGAAACTACTTGAAGGGTACAAGTTCAGTTGCTTTGGCATCTGAGAAGGCTGAAAACCTTGTCATTCAAGCAGCTAGGGAGTACTTTTTCTCAGCTTCAAGCCTTTCTTGCTCTGAA ATCTGGAAGGCTAGAGAATGTCTTAATCTATATCCGAGTAGTGGAAATGTGAAGGCAGAGGCAGATATTATTGATGCACTTACAGTTAAACTTCCAAACCTTGGGGTGAATATTCTGCCCTTGCAATTCAGGCAAATAAAGGATCCTatggaaattataaaaatagcaaTCACAAATCAAACTGGagcatattttcatgttgatgaaCTTATTGAGGTTGCCAGACTTCTTGGCTTGAGATCTGCTGATGACATATCAGCTGTTGAGGAAGCTATTGCTAGAGAAGCAGCAGTTTCTGGTGATTTACAATTGGCATTTGATCTTTGTCTTGGTTTGGCCCGAAAAGGACATGGTAACATATGGGATTTATGTGCTGCAATTGCAAGAGGTCCCGCCCTTGATAACATGGATGTGGACTCTCGAAAGCAGCTATTAGGGTTTGCTTTAAGCCACTGTGATGAGGAATCTATTGGTGAGCTTCTCCATGCATGGAAAGATCTAGATATGCAAGGCCAGTGTGAAACATTGATGATATCAACAGGGACAAATCCTTCCAAATTTTCAGTTCAAGGCTCATCTGTAAACTCTCTTCCAAAGCAaagttttcaaaatatattagatGAAAGTGGTTGCTTTCAGGAGTTTGATAGTATTAGTGCTGACAATGAAGATGTTCATCTTGAGAAAACTAGAGATATGCTTTCGATCGTTGCAAAAACCTTGGCTATTGGGGATCGAACTGATTGGGCATCGATCTTGACTGAAAATGGGAAAGTTCTGTCTTTTGCTGCTTTACAGCTCCCTTGGTTGCTTGAATTAAGTAGGAAAGGAGAACATCATAAGAAATTTAGTACCGGAAAGCTGTATCTAAACATCAGAACACAGGCTGTGGTAACCATTTTGTCCTGGTTGGCCAGAAATGGATTTGCTCCCAGAGACAATCTGATTGCCTCTCTAGCAAAATCAATTATGGAACCACCAGTCACTGAAGAGGAAGATATAATGGGCTGTTCCTATCTTCTGAATCTTGTGGATGCCTTTAATGGGGTAGAAATTATAGAAGAACAGCTCAAAATGAGAAAAGACTATCAAGAAATTTGTAGCATCATGAGTGTTGGGATGGCATACAGCTTGCTACACAATTCTAGAATAGGGACTGATCCTTCTCAACGGAAGGAGCTATTGAAGAGGAGGTTTAAGGAAAAACATGCATCACCCAGTTCTG ATGATATAGATAAACTTGGCAAGGTACAGTCCTCATTTTGGAGAGAGTGGAAACTGAAGTTAGAGGAGCAAAAGCGTCTCACTGAGCATTCTAGAGCACTAGAGAAAATAATTCCTGGGGTTGAAACAGAGCGCTTTTTGTCCAGGGATTCCATCTATATTGAGAATGTTGTTATCTCTCTCATTGAGTCagtaaagttagaaaaaaagcaCATTTTGAAGGACATTTTAAAATTGGCTGACACTTATGACTTGAACTGTACTGAG GTGTTATTGCGTTACCTAAGCGCTGTCCTTGTTTCTGATGTTTGGACCAATGATGATATTACAGCTGAAGTTGCAGGCTATAAAGGAGAAATAATTGGTAATAGTGTGAAAACCATTGAAACCATCTCAACAATTGTATACCCTGCAATTGATGGGTGCAACAAAATTCGCCTTGCTTATGTGTATGGGTTGTTATCGGAGTGCTACTTGCAGCTGGAAACTACCAAAGATTTGTCATCAATAGTGCAGGCTGATCATGTGAATGCCAATCTAAGCTTAGCTCAATATTACAAGGTCATTGAGCAAGAATGCAAAAACGTGTCCTTTATCAATAACCTGAACTTCAAAAATATTGCTGGGTTACATGGTTTGAACTTTGAGTGCATTAGTGATGAAGTTTATGCATGTATTGAGGAAAGTAGCTTGTCAGCTTTGTCAAAAATGGTACAGACTCTTGTCAATATGTATGGTGATTCATTGCCTATTGATTTCTTGTCATGGCAGGATATCTACAAGTATTACATCCTAAGTTTGCTTAGAGCTTTGGAGACTAAAGTTACTACTGATTCTGGCATTAGAACTCCTGAATACCTTCAAGGCTTTATAAATAAGCTTGAACAGAGTTATGATTTGTGCAGAGTGTATATTAGGCTTTTGAGCCAGTCTGATGCTTTGGGGATCATGAAGCAGTACATTGCAGTAACCATGCCTCTCTATAGTTCATATGGACTCCTACCTGACAATTCAACGTGGCAAGAGTGCCTTATTGTTCTTCTGAACTTTTGGATGAGATTGGCAGATGATATGAAGGAAATTGCATTGGAGGAAAATTCAGCAGAAACTAGTAGCTTCAATCCACAATGTTTAATGAGTTGTCTGAAGGTTTTTATGAAATTGGTGATGGAAGATATCATCTCCCCTAATCAGGGCTGGGGCAGCATATATGGTTATGTCAATTGCGGCTTAAATGGTGATTCTTCTGCAGAAACTATAAATTTCTGCAAAGCTATGATTTTTTCTGGTTGTGGGTTTGGTGCTGTTGCAGAGGTTTTTTCTGTTGCATCATCAGAAACTGGTTCAGCTTCTGATCATGGCACTTGTTGTCAGGATCTTCCTCATTTCTATTTAGATATTCTAGAAGCTGTTTTGACAGAATTGATCAATGGATCCCATGAGAGCCAGAACCTGTATCATATACTGTCTTCTTTAAGCAAGCTAGAAGGTGACTTAAAAGTTATGCAATGTGTTAGACATGTAATTTGGGAAAGAATGGTCCAGTTCTCTGACAATTTGCAGTTGCCAAGTTCTGTCAGAGTTTTTGTGCTAGAGCTTATGCAATTTATCTCAGGTAAAAATATTAAGGGTTTCTCTACAGAAATACTAGCCAATGTTCAACCATGGGAAGAATGGAATGAATTGATTTATGCTAGTAGAAAGAGTGAGACTGATGTTGACAAGCAGTTGCCAGATCACAAAGACTCTTCTAGTAGAGTTACGAATACTTTGGTTGCTCTTAAATCATCTCAGCTTGTGGCGTCAATCTCTCCTAGCATAGAAATTACCCTTGATGATCTATTGAATGCAGACACGGCTGTGTCTTGCTTTATGAGGTTGTGTGGAGAAGCTACTGAAGATCTCCACCTTGATGCTCTGCTGGCTATTTTGGAAGAGTGGGATGGACTTTTCACTGCAGGGAAAGATGAAGAAACCACTGTTGAAACATCTGATGGAGGAAATGACTGGAACAATGATGATTGGGACGAGGGATGGGAAAGCCTTGAGGAAGTAGACAATCCTGAGAAAGAGAAGATAGAAGACCCTGTTTTTGTCCACCCTTTGCATCTGTGTTGGgcggagattttcagaaaattcatAAGCCTATCAAGGTTTACTGATGTGCTGAGACTGATTGATCAATCATCATTAAAGCCTAATGCTATGTTGCTTGATGAAAATGATGCCATTAGCTTAACCCGGATAGCACTTGGCATTGATTGCTTTCTGGCTTTAAAGATGGCATTATTGCTACCTTACAAAACATTACGATTGCAGTGCCTGGGTGCAGTTGAGGATAGCACAAGACAAGGCATCCCTCAAACAAGGAGCAAAGATTATGAGTTATTAATTCTCATTTTATCCTCTGGGATTCTGACTTCTATCATCACTGACTCTACCTATGGTACTATTTTCTCTTATATCTGCTATTTGGTTGGAAACTTATCCAATCAATGTCAACAAGCTCTGGTGTCAGGTAGAGGAACTAACAACAATGAAGATCATGAGAATCAGTTGCTTCTTTTCACAAGGATCCTTTTCCCTAATTTCATATCAGAACTTGTTAAGGCTGATCAACATATTCTAGCCGGATTtcttgtcacaaaatttatgcaCAGTAATGAATCACTCAGTCTCGTTAACATTGCCGGGGCCAGTCTTAATAGGTATCTGGAAATGCAGCTGCACATACTACAGGTCAAGGAGTTCCCTGTTGAGAAGACATGTAAAACATTGAAGAATACTGTTGGCAGGATGAGAGGCCAACTTAGCAGTTTGATTCAATCCATATTGCCATTGCTTTCTGCTAGTGTTAGTTGA